Proteins found in one Pelobates fuscus isolate aPelFus1 chromosome 10, aPelFus1.pri, whole genome shotgun sequence genomic segment:
- the LOC134574774 gene encoding rho GTPase-activating protein 22-like: MSLLHPKVLQARRARSRSLVMGENRVPSPGQSPTFGQEQAVKSGWLKKQRSIMKNWQQRWFVLRGQELCYYKDEEETKPQGCIPLPGNRVVEITPQPEEPNRHLFEIVPDHIPGLILVPTGRRKFGSKNATTAFWFGPFRGRTQEGYRQIQALNSLCLQNPYYW, encoded by the exons CCCGTTCTAGAAGTCTGGTGATGGGGGAAAACAGAGTCCCAAGTCCAGGTCAATCTCCTACCTTTGGGCAGGAACAAGCAGTGAAGTCTGGATGGTTGAAGAAACAGAGGAGCATCATGAAGAATTGGCAACAAAGATGGTTTGTACTGAGAGGACAGGAGCTGTGCTATTATAAAGACGAAGAGGAAACTAAACCGCAG GGCTGTATACCACTCCCAGGGAATCGTGTAGTGGAGATCACCCCTCAGCCAGAAGAGCCGAATAGACACTTGTTTGAGATAGTTCCAG ACCATATTCCAGGCCTTATTCTTGTGCCCACTGGACGCAGAAAGTTTGGGTCCAAAAACGCGACAACCGCGTTCTGGTTTGGACCCTTCAGGGGACGCACCCAAGAAGGCTACCGCCAAATCCAGGCACTTaactccctctgcctccagaacccATATTACTGGTGA